GGTTATCGTCAAAACCGGTACCGGATCTTTCGGTTCGCCGATCTCTAGCTCCATGCTCATGACCGCCGAGTTCAATCTCGTCGGAAAAGGTAATCCTAGCTTCATGCTTCACTTCGAATCTCGGTTCGGCGATTTCTCCATTAAAAAATCACactcgtcctcctcctcctctgcctTCTCTGCCTTCAAATCGATGAAGGGATCTGTGTCGGAGGAGGATTCGTCTATTGATGTTCCGGCGGTTAACGGCGGCTACGCCGGAGCATTTAAAAGAGTCACGGTTCTGCCTTCTGCGTGTGCCGGAGATATCGCTGGAATGATCTCCGGTGTTGATGTCGCGGCGAGGACGTCTTTCCCGTTGAGAGGACGCGCCGTCGTGAATTTCCGATGGGGAATTAAGGTTCCGACAGAGATCAAgcatggttttggttttaatcCGACGGCTGAGATTTCGCTTAGGAGAATCCCTTTCTTGGTTATGAATAAAATCGCAATCGAACACGTGGACGGTTCGAATGCTGAACCAACGAATAAACCGGGTCAGGTTTCCGGTTCTGGTTTACCCGGAGGAAGTGCTGACGTGGCTGAGGCTTGTTTGGCTGTGAGACGGCAGATGGAAGAGCTTCGATCGGAGAATTCACAGTTAAAGAGATCCGTGGATGATCTCCGGCAAGAGATTTCAAATGTCCGGCCATTCCCGCCGGCGCCGATGGATTGCGGTTCATCATCGAAGGTCGAGAATAAGAGAAAGACGACTGATTATGGCGGGAAGAAAAATGTCGCTGCGGAGGAACTGAAGAAAGCTTGAAAGGACTTTGTGAATATcagaatatatatgttttttgaataatataattgttatgattatagcaatatatattgtttccatgcctttatataataaatattgttaTGCTTACGGAAACagataattaaaaacatagTATAATATAATGATTGGTAATAGATTCGAACTAGTACATCAAAATGGTAACGAGTTTAATTTCTTACCAAAAACAAGTTCTAAGAAATCCATCAAAAAAGGGATTTACTTCTTAAAACAAATAATCTTACGAAAACAAAGTATAAGAAATCCATCAAAAAAGGGATTacttcttaaaataaaataaataaataaatgatcttTGTCGTCGCTCTTCTTTTCGATTCTCACAAACCTCTCAACAACATCTCTTCGTACTTCCTGAAAGATTCAACCTTCTCCAACATGAACCTCTCATGACACTTCGCGATGAACCTATCAGCCAAACGattaatatcatcatcatcgacatCTCTCTCCTCAACAGTATGATCATCATCAATGTTGTTATACTTATCATCAACCCTCTCTTCTACCCACTCGAGGTAACGATCATGATTATGATAATCCTCAACTTCATAACCACGAAGATAGAAAGTGAAAGGGTCGACAACGGTAGAGGATTCAAGGAAGAACCTGTTGCGATGGTTTTTTTTGGATGACTTTGTTGTTGGGTGAAACATCATCCTGAGTAACCTCTTCTTGTTGAGTTTAGATACGCCTTTCATAATGGATTTGGCACTTGATAGAGACTGTAAGAGACGGTAAAGAGAGTCTTTAatgagcttcttcttttttggtataTCTTTGATGATGTCTCTCTTTTTTGCTATATCGGTAATGATATTTAGGAACAGAGTTTGGAGTTTGACAgcggttgaagaagatgatgaccaTTTCGGCTGCATGACTAAACCACGAGTTTAAAGACTCTCTCTTACTCTCATATTTTGGTGTGCATTACTCGGTAATTTATAAAGCATTGTAAACCAGGATTTAGACCATATCTCATATCTCTTGTTTAGGTAATGTATATATTTGTCAATATTCTATAGTTTATTCATCTCGTGTATATTTGtcaagtgtatatatatttgttccaTTTTCTTAACATTTATAGTCcctaatattttacttatacGGCATTCATACAATAGTTTGTTTAAAAGGTATTTGATTGATATCTTCGTAGGATATATCTCAGCGTAAATGCTATCAAGTCTAGAAGACTTACCAATTGGTCAAGCTGCAATTTACGGTAAGAATGATCCTGCATAATGGAacactggaaaaaaaaattaaaacagagaaCTGAATTCAGTTGAACTTTCCAATCACATAAACCATCAGTGAATCCAGTATATACAATGTACTAAGATAGAGAcgttttgtttctgattttatCAAAGATTAGTAGTAATCAAACCTTTAGCTTTGGATGCTCTTAATCCGATATAGTCAATTTGGTATTACTAAAACCCAAGtaaatcctaaaactaaaaaagcaTCACAAATCTACTATTTACTTTCTCCGGTTTGACTTCTTCTGCCTTCTAACTGAGGAAACTGGCTCATCTCTGATAGGCACTGGTAAGACGGTTCCTTCGCGTATACCATCCGAATCAGATGACATCTTCTTTACGGTTTTCTGGGCTTCAATGAAAAACGTAATATCTCTTATCTGTACAAGTCCATTATTATCAGGTCAGGTCATACTACCACTCGTGAAACGTTAATAGCAAACCTCAATGAGTTTAGAAGCTTACCTGTTCTTGAAGATCAACTatcatctcatcttttgatCCTAGCAATGCAGCTCCCCTCTCTTCTATCTCCTTGGCCTTCTTCCTCCAACTATCCTGctcttttataagttttttattaacctgaaacacaatttttaaaaagtttgatcGTAATCAGTTCATAAGAGAACCTGTCAAGAATGGAATAATAATCGAAAAAGAGAACAAGGCAGAGAGACTCTTACCTCAGTGATACCACTTTTTTCCTCTTCACATTTTTCAGTCTCTTTCTGAAGCTCGTGCATCTTGTTCACAACGATCTGCTCAACTGCTTCGGCGATATTACCTTCCTGCTTGCTTCTCGCCTCAACAATGAGAGATTCATAGTACTGCAAAACCATCAATATACCATTAGGTGGCTACAACTTTATCCTCTATCAAGTttgttcatatataaataagaataGAATGAAACAAACATCAGAAGAAACACTTGCCTGTCGCTGTCCCTTTAGTTGACTTGCAAGAAGGTCATTATACTCGCTTACAATCTGTTCCACAAAAAACTTagtcaaataataaaatttacaaccaCTGAGACAAACTGATGCATTTTCCAGTAAAAAGATAAGACAAAGGGTGATTCGATATCGTACTGAATCAACTTTGCTGTTGTAGATGGCTCCGCTAATTCCTGTATCCTCACTACACTCACAGAGACCACACTCCCCATCATGTGATAGACAACGGGTGTTCATCTCTACTGACTTTCCATCAATTCTTGAATGGTTTAACCGATGAACATAGCTGTCACCAACATAATCCCAGATTTGTTGTGTTCGCAAATCAAGAGAATAGCAGTGATGCGTTTCTTTCCAGTGCCTGATAGAATGCCCTTCCTTGTATCTACAATTGAAAACATAATCCACTGCGAATGAAACTTCCACCTCTAAGGAAGTTATAGATGTAGCTATAATATCAGgttatctaaaatcttattACAATGGAAATGCAAACTAAGCATTACCTTCCACAACCTAAGAAGCCACAGACAAGGCATGCCCATACGTTCTCTGTTTTCCCACAAATAGAACAGCTTAATATCTCATCTGGTTGTTGACACAATCGACAAACCTACAAAAGAAAATGAGCATATATATTGTTAAGAATTAGATGAATCAGATTCATTTTACACCAGAAATATGCAAAACATTAAAGCTGCAGGGTATAGCTAAGCAAACACTACAAATTAATGACCATCACAAATGCAACACCAACCCACCATATAAACTGAAAATGCactgaaagagagagaacaacTAACCTGACAGGACAGATAAGTCCATTTAGAAGTGCAAGAACACTGAAACGAGTGATCACAAAGAGTACTGACTATACCACTGGTGTCGGGATCTAATCTCTCTGCATGAGTCAAAAGTCCAAATATTAAACATACTTAATAACTCGCAGTAAAATAACATAGAAATCGTATTCTTAAGCACAACTCACCAAGACATATTGGGCAAGTAGGTAACTCTGTAAATCCAGCAGGTGCTTCTGCAGCAACCTCACCAAATTCCGTGTGTTCCACCGAAATTACATAAAGAATATGGCAAACCTCAGCCTAAAACACAAGAAACGTTACTTTACACTAcaaagaacacacacacacacacacacacaaaaaaaacgaTAATAAGCTCCATATTATAATATACCTCAGAAGGTGCAAATTTTTTCCCATTCAGATCATTGTGGAATCCATCTGCTGCAGATTGATCAGTAAGCGTGACAAGAACACTATATCGATCTTCCATTCCATCGTTCCTTATAATTTCCAAGAAGAACCAAATCAAGACACTACCAGCAACAATCATAGTAGTcctcaaaaatcaaatcaaggAATCGGAGAAATGGAGCGTTCGACGAACCTGATGAAGAGGATCTCGGAGACATTAGCGATGCGGGAATCGCAGAATCGGATAAAATCGAGGGAGGAAAAGTAATTGGGAACAGCGACGATGAAGAGAGTGGTGGATCGGGAGCTAGGGTTAGGGAGGGAGCTGTGAGAAGAGTTCCGGTAGAGATGGATCAGACCTTTGCGTTCGGTGATTTTGAGAGACGATGGTTGTGTGAGTTTAAGAGGAGGCTGAGCTCTCTTCGATGCGTAGGTGAAAcctgtgtcttcttcttcaatggagATTGGTCGCTCCAAGTCAACTGAATGAACTCTGAGGATGAACATCGCTACAAAGCGGGAAAGAGCTCCACAGAGAAAGCTACTCAAGAGacgatgcttcttcttcttcctcttcttctggttttgggatcttctatttttttggggggtttttttttttttttgctcttcttAATGGGCCCTTGGCGGCTTCATCGGCCCAATATTAACTTCGGCTTAATCGTCcgttaattttatttctttagaaTCTTCATGGTCGTCGTTGGTATTGTATAACGTTTTTATCTTAGCTTATAAGAAGAGCCCAAGAGAACAGAGTCGATTCACCAAACAGAGGCTTTTGTTTGACGATGTGATTATATAAGTgtgatgtatatatttaaagatCGACTTACATCAACAAGTCTATACTCATCATATCATATGTATGCACTTATGCACTTTGTTAGAAACATTCAGAAGATGTATATAGGCTTAATTCTCTTTGCATGCATCTAGGTCTCCTCCAAAATGAATCAAGATAAACATTTCGCAAACTAAGACATATCCTTCAAACAAGAATTACttgtgaaacaaaataaaaacaaactctTTGTCGTCGCTCTTATTTCCAATTCTCACAAACTCCTCGCAAGCATGTCTTGGAATCTCCTGTAAGACTCAACCTTCTCCAGCAAGAACTTCTCATGACACCTCGCGATGAACATATCTGCCAAATGATTAATATCATCAGTACCAATATCTACCTCCTCAACCCCATTAATGTTAATGTTTTCATCGACCCTCCCTTCTAGCCACTCGAGGTACTGAGACTCAtgattatcttcttcatcttcatgacCATGAAGAGATAAAGGGAAAGGTTCAGGGTCAGGGACTACATTGGAGGATCCGAAGAAGATGTTGTGTTGATTGATGGATGACTTTGTTGAATAAAACATCATCATGAACAACCTCTTCTTGTTGTGTTTAGATATCTCGATAAGAATGGATTTGGCTCGGGAGAGATACCGTAAAAGACGATAAAGAGCGTGTGTGATAAGGTTTAAGAATAGGGTTTTGAGTTTCATGGAGGGTGAAGATAGAGAGACTATCTCACACTCTTCTTCTGTGTGCATTAATCGTCAATACCTCGattatttataagaaattttGTTGACGTTTATAACCTTACAAGTCCctgttatttactttttttttatgcatatGACATCATCGTTTATCTTAAAAGCTAATGTACACAATTCCTTTAACTTGTTGCGTGgtttttagaagaaaataaagtgaaagtcttctttcttcaaaaatttTACTAAGGTACGTGTGAGGAGAATCTAGAGATGACACAATCGTGATAAAGAGTTGGTTTCAGAATTTAAACAACTTGCAACTGCCCCCtccttaatttttatattaggTCTTCCCAACAATTTGCATACTGCCAATTTGATAGACTAATAATCGCTATGAATAGTCTGCAATGATGAAAATATATGTGATTTCTTGACATGAGGTAATAGAACGAAACCACCATATTATACTCCTTTTAACTCTAAGCttcttaatccttttttttatgataaaaagatgtaaaaagttttgatctttgcaTCATACAAACTATAAGACAGAAAACCAAGACAGCTATATATCGTACATAAAATCACAAGTTATTGTTTTACGTGTAGCTTTGGCATATCATATATAACGTGaataaaatgaagatttattGGCTAAAAAGAGTTAAAGGGAGAAGCAATTGGATTGATTCAATGCGTTGAAGAGTGGTTAACTTTTACTCCAAGGCAAATACTACTATTGTCTAGAGACTAAAATCATTTAATTTACTATACACATCACCACTTATATTAAACCTCAATCATTTGAACATGCATCCATCACCAATGATGTGCTTAAACTTAAAGTGTTGAAGTAGTAGTTCAATTCAGTACAACTCTTTCCTGTAACTGAGTTCATCATATGATcgaattattagtttttttttttctttttgtttgctcgAATCGAATTAATATAagacatattttttctttcttcatataaAGTAAGAAGAGAAAGCCTTATCTGGGCTTTGAGTTCGGCCCATATAATGAAGATAGGAAAGGCCCATATAAAAACCCTCAATGCTGTTGAGCTGTCATCATTCTTATCCACAGACCACAGAGAGAGGAGACGACGGTTCGAGTTCGAGTAGCAGCAGCAGTAAGAGCCTAGGTGCCTCTAGGTGTGTGTGGGGGTGAGAATGACGTGCAGATAAAAGCGCGTGTGATTAGTTAGAATGCGAGAAAATCCGAATCCCATCTTCAACGGGGCTAAAGAAGATCCATCGGCCAATGGACGGCTTTGGTTTATAGGATCATGGTCAGTGGTATGGGTATGGTAAGTGTGTGCTACTCACTTACTCTGCCAAAACCCAAAActctctttccttctctctttagatctcactctctctctctctctctctctctctctctgtgatcACTTTTATGAAAGAGTCTCCTTAGTGGTGGGTGTTTCTCTAATCTCTGTGTTATATCCTCTGTTTCCTCCTACTCTGTGTTTGTTAGAGATAAGTGATTCTTTTTAAAAGTAGATGTAGATTGATTGAAAGAAACTCAAGAAGACAAAAGGGTTCCTTTTTCCAAGTacccaagaaagaaagaaaccataTTTATTCATCTGGTTCG
The sequence above is drawn from the Camelina sativa cultivar DH55 chromosome 4, Cs, whole genome shotgun sequence genome and encodes:
- the LOC104782712 gene encoding uncharacterized protein LOC104782712, with protein sequence MKASMRFREEQKPILKAKVPLSLLGLPFQSGIVAGESKELSLNLSTFFESGPSFKIAYRPNDTWNPFSVIVKTGTGSFGSPISSSMLMTAEFNLVGKGNPSFMLHFESRFGDFSIKKSHSSSSSSAFSAFKSMKGSVSEEDSSIDVPAVNGGYAGAFKRVTVLPSACAGDIAGMISGVDVAARTSFPLRGRAVVNFRWGIKVPTEIKHGFGFNPTAEISLRRIPFLVMNKIAIEHVDGSNAEPTNKPGQVSGSGLPGGSADVAEACLAVRRQMEELRSENSQLKRSVDDLRQEISNVRPFPPAPMDCGSSSKVENKRKTTDYGGKKNVAAEELKKA
- the LOC104782713 gene encoding uncharacterized protein LOC104782713: MQDHSYRKLQLDQLSLSSAKSIMKGVSKLNKKRLLRMMFHPTTKSSKKNHRNRFFLESSTVVDPFTFYLRGYEVEDYHNHDRYLEWVEERVDDKYNNIDDDHTVEERDVDDDDINRLADRFIAKCHERFMLEKVESFRKYEEMLLRGL
- the LOC104782714 gene encoding BRCA1-associated protein, which translates into the protein MFILRVHSVDLERPISIEEEDTGFTYASKRAQPPLKLTQPSSLKITERKGLIHLYRNSSHSSLPNPSSRSTTLFIVAVPNYFSSLDFIRFCDSRIANVSEILFIRNDGMEDRYSVLVTLTDQSAADGFHNDLNGKKFAPSEAEVCHILYVISVEHTEFGEVAAEAPAGFTELPTCPICLERLDPDTSGIVSTLCDHSFQCSCTSKWTYLSCQVCRLCQQPDEILSCSICGKTENVWACLVCGFLGCGRYKEGHSIRHWKETHHCYSLDLRTQQIWDYVGDSYVHRLNHSRIDGKSVEMNTRCLSHDGECGLCECSEDTGISGAIYNSKVDSIVSEYNDLLASQLKGQRQYYESLIVEARSKQEGNIAEAVEQIVVNKMHELQKETEKCEEEKSGITEVNKKLIKEQDSWRKKAKEIEERGAALLGSKDEMIVDLQEQIRDITFFIEAQKTVKKMSSDSDGIREGTVLPVPIRDEPVSSVRRQKKSNRRK
- the LOC104782715 gene encoding uncharacterized protein LOC104782715 — its product is MKLKTLFLNLITHALYRLLRYLSRAKSILIEISKHNKKRLFMMMFYSTKSSINQHNIFFGSSNVVPDPEPFPLSLHGHEDEEDNHESQYLEWLEGRVDENININGVEEVDIGTDDINHLADMFIARCHEKFLLEKVESYRRFQDMLARSL